The Archocentrus centrarchus isolate MPI-CPG fArcCen1 chromosome 12, fArcCen1, whole genome shotgun sequence genome includes a window with the following:
- the LOC115788926 gene encoding T-box-containing protein TBX6L-like — MSSSYQPGGIKMTLENAHLWQSFHSVGTEMIITKHGRRMFPHCGVRVSGLQPFANYVVMLDIIPLDGFKYKWKKEQWEVAGLADPHPPCRTYMHPDSPAPGRHWMKQPVSFPKLKLTNNTLNQHGHIILLSMHHYYPRFHVVQADNPYTLCWGSLRSFSFPETVFTAVTAYQNPKITKLKIDHNPFAKGFREGGTHSHRKRRSNKSSPAKRPKLERDDLSSSSQSLQRTPYTSQLAQAEESWAFTQQSLKGGHLSPSALEPDSTECIKVEPPVLTEYSSSSDEQMVPASMPHQPYRSIEYVVVPYSQSDTDGAQTSFHPPPDSLFAAEPCIQQRGYNHQYSSTADWSQNPVFSYSTW; from the exons ATGTCGTCGTCATACCAGCCAGGTGGCATCAAGATGACCCTGGAGAACGCTCACCTCTGGCAGTCCTTTCACAGCGTCGGCACAGAGATGATTATAACAAAGCATGGAAG gagAATGTTTCCCCACTGTGGCGTCAGAGTATCTGGGCTCCAGCCTTTTGCCAATTATGTTGTCATGTTGGACATCATTCCTCTAGATGGCTTCAAGTACAAG tgGAAAAAGGAGCAGTGGGAGGTCGCAGGACTGGCAGATCCCCACCCCCCATGTCGTACATACATGCACCCTGACTCCCCTGCACCAGGACGTCACTGGATGAAGCAGCCAGTATCTTTCCCCAAGCTTAAGCTCACCAACAATACCTTGAATCAGCACGGTCAt ATCATCCTGCTCTCCATGCATCACTACTACCCAAGGTTTCATGTGGTCCAGGCAGATAACCCATACACTCTCTGCTGGGGCTCTTTGAGGAGCTTCTCATTCCCAGAGACCGTCTTCACTGCAGTCACTGCTTACCAAAATCCAAAG ATTACCAAACTGAAAATTGACCACAACCCCTTTGCTAAAGGGTTCAGGGAAGGAGGCACTCATTCTCACAGGAAGAG GCGTTCAAATAAAAGCTCTCCTGCAAAGAGACCCAAACTGGAAAGGGATGatttgagcagcagttctcaaa GCCTACAGAGGACGCCCTATACCTCTCAGTTAGCACAGGCAGAGGAGAGTTGGGCCTTCACACAGCAGTCACTGAAGGGGGGTCACCTTTCACCCTCCGCTCTGGAGCCAGACTCAACTGAGTGTATAAAAGTTGAACCCCCGGTGCTAACAGAGTACAGCTCCAGCAGCGATGAACAGATGGTACCTGCTTCCATGCCACACCAGCCTTACAG GTCTATTGAGTATGTTGTAGTCCCATATTCACAGAGTGACACGGATGGAGCACAAACCTCCTTCCATCCCCCTCCTGATTCACTTTTCGCAGCTGAACCTTGCATCCAACAACGTGGCTACAACCACCAGTATAGCAGCACAGCAGACTGGAGCCAGAACCCAGTCTTCTCCTACTCAACTTGGTGA